The Sporocytophaga myxococcoides genome contains a region encoding:
- a CDS encoding efflux RND transporter permease subunit: protein MISKFIHRPVLSIVISLIITLLGLLSLTQLPMTQFPNIAPPEVNVTIEYPGANAETVIKAAIVPLERAINGVPGMKYMSSDAGNDGVGVVQIIFDIGTDPDIAAVNVQNRVSAVMGELPSEVIKNGVKIAKVENSMLLYLNVFSSDPNLQEKFIYNFTDINILAELKRIQGVGYVDILGAKEYSMRIWLKPDKMLAYNIDTDDISRVLQEQNIEAAPGKIGESSDKSAQALQYIVKYTGRFNTEEQYANIPIRANSDGQILRIKDVADIEFGTMYFDVESKLNGKPSASLMLKQLPGSNASEVIKNVKLTMEEIKKASFLKGMDYEISYDVSRFLDASVHEVIKTLIEAFILVSLVVFIFLQDFRSTIIPAITVPVSLIGTFFFMKLFGFSLNLITLFALVLAIGVVIDDAIVVVEAVHAKLETGKYTIQKATERAMKEISGAVLAITLVMSAVFIPTSFMTGPVGIFYQQFSITMAIAIILSGVGALTLTPALCVLFLKPVHHDEPKKNFLGRFFGIFNFWYEKISGRYQKLLSMIANRKVVTFAVLLAFSAGTGILGTTLPSGFIPEEDQGMFYASITTPSGSTLERTKAIVDEIERSSKDIPAIESVSTLAGTNILTDGTGATFGTCLINLKPWDKRDESVDEIMDLVIEKTSHIKDAKIEFFPPPAVPGYGNASGYELRLLDKAGTGDIKKMESVVNQFIEDLKARPEIATAFTIFDASYPQYLLHVDYDKAAQKGVTVGKAMNSLQTLLGSEYATNFIKFGQMYKVMVQALPEYRADPDDILKLTVKNDKDEMVPLSAFIRLEKIFGAEQLTRYNMFLSAELNGEAAEGYSSGDAIKAIQEVAATKLPSGYGIDWAGITKDEVMSGNQTIYIFIICLLFVYLLLSAQYESFILPLSVILSLPVGVFGAFFMLSILGLENNIYAQISMVMLIGLLGKNAILIVEFAMQKQKEGKTPLQAAIEGSQIRLRPILMTSFAFVAGLIPLMFASGAGEVGNRTIGSAAAGGMFFGTVFGLIIIPGLYVFFAKIVESREKKAMKEQFSLTESI from the coding sequence ATGATTTCAAAATTTATACACAGGCCTGTGTTATCAATAGTGATATCTCTGATTATCACTTTGCTGGGATTGCTGTCTCTGACTCAGCTACCAATGACTCAGTTTCCCAATATAGCTCCTCCGGAAGTAAACGTAACCATTGAATACCCTGGAGCCAATGCAGAAACAGTGATCAAAGCCGCTATAGTGCCTTTGGAAAGAGCTATCAATGGGGTGCCGGGAATGAAATACATGTCCTCCGATGCTGGAAACGATGGTGTCGGTGTCGTTCAGATCATTTTCGATATCGGTACTGATCCTGATATTGCTGCTGTAAATGTGCAGAACAGAGTTTCTGCTGTAATGGGGGAATTACCTTCTGAGGTTATCAAAAACGGTGTAAAGATCGCTAAAGTTGAAAACAGTATGCTTTTATACCTAAATGTTTTCAGCTCTGATCCGAATCTTCAGGAAAAATTCATTTACAACTTTACAGATATAAATATCCTTGCCGAGCTTAAGCGTATTCAGGGTGTGGGTTATGTAGATATCCTGGGAGCCAAAGAATATTCCATGAGGATATGGCTTAAGCCGGATAAGATGCTTGCTTATAATATTGACACAGACGATATCAGCAGGGTCCTGCAGGAACAAAACATAGAAGCTGCTCCGGGTAAAATAGGTGAAAGTTCAGACAAATCAGCTCAGGCATTGCAGTATATTGTAAAATATACCGGGAGATTTAACACAGAGGAGCAGTATGCCAATATACCTATCAGAGCCAATTCAGACGGACAAATTCTTAGAATAAAGGATGTAGCAGATATTGAGTTCGGAACTATGTACTTTGACGTAGAATCAAAGCTCAACGGAAAACCATCTGCATCTTTGATGTTAAAGCAGCTACCCGGTTCTAACGCCAGTGAGGTTATTAAAAATGTAAAACTCACTATGGAAGAAATCAAGAAAGCTTCTTTTTTAAAAGGAATGGATTATGAGATCAGCTATGATGTTTCAAGATTTCTTGATGCCTCCGTACATGAGGTGATTAAAACCCTTATTGAAGCATTTATACTTGTATCGCTGGTAGTTTTCATATTTCTTCAGGATTTCAGATCTACTATCATTCCTGCTATCACCGTTCCTGTCTCCTTGATAGGTACTTTCTTTTTCATGAAGTTATTCGGTTTTTCCCTGAACCTGATAACCTTATTTGCTTTAGTACTTGCAATTGGTGTTGTAATTGATGATGCCATAGTTGTCGTAGAAGCTGTCCATGCAAAACTGGAAACAGGAAAATATACTATTCAGAAAGCTACGGAAAGGGCTATGAAAGAAATCAGCGGAGCAGTACTTGCCATTACCCTTGTTATGTCAGCAGTATTTATTCCAACTTCATTTATGACAGGGCCTGTCGGTATCTTTTATCAGCAGTTTTCAATAACTATGGCTATAGCCATTATTCTTTCTGGTGTTGGTGCACTTACCCTTACCCCTGCTCTTTGTGTGTTATTTCTAAAGCCTGTTCATCATGACGAGCCCAAAAAAAACTTCTTAGGCAGATTCTTCGGAATATTTAACTTCTGGTACGAAAAGATCTCCGGAAGATATCAAAAACTGCTAAGCATGATAGCAAACAGAAAAGTTGTAACCTTTGCTGTCTTACTGGCATTCTCAGCGGGAACAGGAATATTAGGTACTACGCTTCCTTCAGGATTCATTCCCGAAGAAGATCAGGGAATGTTCTATGCCAGTATTACCACACCATCAGGTTCTACACTGGAAAGGACCAAAGCTATAGTAGATGAAATAGAAAGATCTTCTAAAGATATTCCTGCTATTGAGTCTGTATCAACACTTGCAGGAACGAACATCCTTACAGATGGTACGGGAGCTACATTCGGCACCTGCCTTATCAACCTCAAACCATGGGATAAAAGAGATGAGTCTGTTGATGAAATTATGGATCTTGTAATAGAAAAAACTTCTCATATAAAGGATGCTAAGATTGAGTTCTTCCCTCCTCCTGCTGTTCCCGGATATGGTAATGCCAGCGGATATGAGCTCAGACTTTTAGATAAGGCCGGTACAGGAGATATCAAAAAGATGGAAAGTGTGGTAAATCAGTTTATAGAAGATTTGAAAGCAAGACCTGAAATAGCAACTGCATTCACCATCTTCGATGCCAGCTACCCTCAGTATCTGCTGCATGTAGACTATGACAAGGCTGCTCAGAAAGGCGTAACGGTAGGAAAAGCCATGAATTCATTGCAAACATTATTGGGTAGTGAATATGCAACTAACTTTATCAAATTCGGACAAATGTATAAAGTGATGGTGCAGGCTTTACCCGAATACAGAGCCGACCCTGATGATATATTGAAACTGACGGTAAAAAATGATAAAGATGAAATGGTTCCTCTTTCTGCATTTATAAGGCTTGAGAAAATTTTCGGAGCGGAACAGCTTACCAGGTATAATATGTTTCTCTCTGCTGAGCTCAATGGCGAAGCTGCAGAGGGTTACAGCAGCGGAGATGCCATTAAAGCTATACAGGAAGTTGCTGCAACCAAACTACCTTCAGGGTATGGAATAGACTGGGCCGGTATCACTAAAGACGAAGTAATGTCCGGTAATCAGACCATATATATATTTATTATCTGCCTACTCTTCGTTTACCTCCTGCTTTCAGCACAATATGAAAGCTTCATACTTCCTTTATCTGTAATCTTATCACTTCCTGTAGGTGTATTCGGAGCATTTTTCATGCTGTCAATACTTGGCCTTGAAAATAATATTTATGCTCAGATCTCTATGGTGATGCTCATAGGCTTATTGGGTAAAAATGCAATCCTTATAGTTGAATTTGCAATGCAAAAGCAGAAAGAAGGTAAAACACCTCTACAAGCTGCTATAGAAGGTTCACAGATCAGATTAAGGCCAATATTAATGACTTCATTCGCATTCGTTGCCGGACTTATTCCGCTTATGTTTGCCAGCGGCGCAGGGGAAGTTGGCAACAGAACCATAGGATCAGCAGCTGCCGGAGGAATGTTTTTCGGAACTGTGTTTGGTTTGATCATCATACCGGGCTTATATGTATTCTTTGCAAAGATTGTAGAAAGCAGAGAGAAGAAAGCCATGAAAGAACAATTTTCATTAACAGAGTCGATTTAA
- a CDS encoding efflux RND transporter periplasmic adaptor subunit yields MKNYTGTACMLLCILIMACSSHKENPIKIETFPVTSPVILDTSYIKEYVADLHAVKNVEIRARVYGEIKKIHIDEGQAVKQGQLLFSIEDYSYREELSKANSNLKNAVAEAKSAELDLVNAKTLLEKNIVSSTEVARAEAKLEALNAKIEEARSLVSNASLKLSFTQIKAPFDGLIDRIPLKMGSLVNEGTLLTTISDNNEVFAYFNVSENEYLNFVTHAKQQAEKREVSLLLANSAEHPYKGKIETIEGEFDKATGNISFRARFPNPDKILKHGASGKVLLKTNLNKVMIIPQKSTFDIQDKTFVFLVDQNNEVKLQNIKTKLRLPHLFVLESGLSPKDRIVYEGLQRVREGDKIIPEPTSIDLYSANSINN; encoded by the coding sequence ATGAAAAATTATACAGGGACGGCTTGTATGCTTTTGTGCATACTGATAATGGCTTGCTCTTCACATAAAGAAAATCCAATCAAAATAGAGACATTTCCAGTAACAAGTCCAGTTATACTCGATACTTCATACATAAAAGAATATGTTGCCGATCTGCATGCAGTAAAAAATGTCGAAATAAGAGCCAGAGTATATGGAGAAATCAAAAAGATCCATATAGATGAAGGACAGGCGGTGAAGCAAGGACAACTGCTTTTCAGCATTGAAGATTATTCATACAGGGAAGAACTTTCCAAGGCTAACTCTAATTTAAAAAATGCAGTTGCAGAAGCTAAATCGGCGGAGCTTGATTTAGTCAATGCCAAAACCCTTCTTGAAAAAAATATTGTTTCCTCAACAGAAGTGGCAAGAGCTGAAGCCAAGCTGGAAGCACTTAACGCAAAAATTGAAGAAGCAAGGTCACTGGTATCCAATGCAAGTTTGAAACTATCCTTTACACAAATCAAAGCTCCATTTGATGGTCTTATTGACAGAATACCTCTTAAGATGGGAAGTCTTGTAAATGAGGGAACACTATTAACTACCATATCTGATAACAATGAAGTTTTCGCATACTTTAATGTTTCTGAAAATGAATACCTGAATTTTGTAACACATGCAAAACAACAGGCAGAGAAAAGAGAGGTAAGCTTACTTCTTGCCAATTCAGCGGAACACCCTTATAAAGGCAAGATTGAAACCATAGAAGGAGAGTTTGATAAAGCAACAGGAAACATTTCTTTCAGAGCCCGTTTTCCAAACCCTGATAAAATTCTGAAGCATGGGGCAAGCGGTAAAGTACTCTTGAAGACTAACCTAAACAAGGTGATGATCATTCCTCAGAAGTCTACCTTTGACATACAAGATAAAACCTTTGTTTTCCTTGTGGATCAGAACAATGAAGTCAAGCTGCAGAACATCAAAACTAAGCTGAGGCTTCCTCACCTGTTTGTGCTTGAATCTGGTCTTTCTCCTAAAGACAGAATAGTCTATGAAGGATTGCAAAGAGTTCGTGAAGGAGATAAGATCATTCCAGAACCTACCTCCATTGATTTATATTCAGCTAACTCAATAAATAATTAA
- a CDS encoding RNA polymerase sigma factor, with protein MSDELIIELIKTNKEDKAFRALYKHFPMIRKMILSNGGKLEDAEDVFQESLIILYKKVRYTEFKLTSKLSTYLYSVCRFLWKDILVKNGRRDFSEIIDLNESSEESIWTELTEPESDLKISEKIINELGNRCKELLILFYIEAMKLKDIASRMGYSSESTAKNQKYKCLESAKKRLKELKHLG; from the coding sequence ATGAGTGACGAGCTTATTATTGAGTTGATTAAAACTAACAAAGAGGATAAAGCTTTTCGGGCCTTGTATAAGCATTTTCCAATGATCAGGAAAATGATCCTTTCTAATGGCGGAAAATTGGAGGATGCAGAAGATGTGTTTCAGGAGTCTCTTATTATTCTTTATAAGAAAGTAAGATACACTGAATTTAAGCTGACTTCCAAGCTAAGTACATATCTGTATAGCGTTTGTCGGTTCCTTTGGAAGGATATTTTAGTAAAAAATGGAAGGAGGGATTTCTCTGAAATAATTGATTTAAATGAAAGTAGTGAGGAGAGTATTTGGACAGAATTAACAGAGCCAGAGAGTGATCTGAAGATTTCGGAGAAAATCATAAATGAATTGGGGAATCGCTGTAAAGAACTATTAATCCTTTTCTATATAGAGGCAATGAAGCTAAAGGATATCGCATCAAGAATGGGATATAGTTCTGAGTCTACAGCTAAGAATCAAAAGTATAAATGTCTTGAGTCTGCAAAGAAAAGATTGAAAGAATTAAAACATTTAGGTTAA
- a CDS encoding RNA polymerase sigma factor: MICTREYNTAVKEYSRNIFRYVYKCIKDEDEAKDIVQDCYLKLWTHRANVNPDKVKYWLFTTAHNTMLNHLKKSSKVVPMEGLSNIDPFVVPNDGFDLKGLIDKSLDLLPQVQKTIIILRDLEGYNYNEIGEMMELSESQVKVYLFRARQKMKESLKEFNKYYENN; encoded by the coding sequence ATGATTTGCACTAGGGAATATAATACTGCTGTAAAAGAGTATTCCAGAAATATTTTCAGGTATGTATACAAATGCATCAAGGACGAAGACGAAGCCAAGGATATCGTCCAGGATTGCTATTTGAAGCTGTGGACGCATAGAGCCAATGTTAATCCTGATAAAGTAAAATATTGGCTGTTCACCACTGCGCATAATACCATGCTCAATCATTTAAAAAAATCTTCAAAAGTTGTTCCAATGGAAGGCTTGTCTAACATAGATCCTTTTGTAGTGCCTAATGATGGCTTTGATTTGAAAGGGCTTATAGACAAATCTCTTGATTTACTTCCTCAGGTTCAAAAGACGATTATAATCTTACGGGATCTTGAGGGGTACAATTACAATGAAATAGGAGAAATGATGGAGTTATCAGAATCACAGGTAAAGGTGTATTTGTTCAGGGCGAGGCAGAAAATGAAGGAGTCGTTGAAAGAGTTTAATAAGTATTATGAGAACAATTGA
- a CDS encoding alginate O-acetyltransferase AlgX-related protein has product MKKEKFLVSLFIIFLTFPLLQHKFNIFPLESLKGAFREKHLPEFKTQDWFASSYQSSVEEYINDAIGFKPWFVKIKNQIEYSAFDKVNASNVIVGKNEVLFQDFYISALLGHDFLGEETIKTKVSKLKYVQDELAKNNVQFLFVIAPGKASFYPEYLPQQYEQSKKGTSNYDVIVREFNNYGVNYIDLKQFFLKQKSSSPYPLFPKCGIHWSGYGTTLAADTMFKTIERLCHKNLINFHCLPGEKTNINLKYTDNDIGDAMNLLFPIASDTLYYPTVKFEKNDSTQKINGLFIGDSFTQSFYGFYPYFQELLLPDSRYWSYNKYIYWPEEHANGQDVGTFHLYNEIKNRDIVVIVSTEQNLSNFSFDFGDRAYDLLNNPELIKLNPREYQILKVEANIKNSPEWLASVAKKALERNLPLDTMIRHDAIWILNETNGKGN; this is encoded by the coding sequence ATGAAAAAAGAAAAATTCTTAGTAAGTCTATTTATTATATTTCTTACTTTTCCATTACTGCAACATAAGTTTAACATATTTCCCTTAGAATCACTTAAAGGCGCATTTAGAGAAAAACACTTACCCGAGTTTAAGACCCAAGACTGGTTTGCGTCCAGCTATCAATCCAGTGTTGAGGAATATATCAATGATGCAATAGGTTTCAAACCTTGGTTTGTAAAAATCAAAAATCAAATTGAATATTCCGCTTTTGATAAAGTAAATGCTTCAAATGTTATAGTTGGTAAAAATGAAGTTCTATTTCAGGATTTTTACATTTCAGCATTGTTAGGACACGACTTCCTTGGTGAAGAAACAATTAAAACAAAGGTTTCCAAACTAAAATATGTTCAGGATGAATTGGCAAAAAATAATGTGCAGTTTCTGTTTGTTATAGCACCCGGGAAGGCCTCATTTTATCCGGAATATCTACCTCAACAATATGAGCAAAGCAAAAAAGGCACATCAAATTATGATGTTATAGTAAGAGAATTTAACAACTATGGAGTTAACTATATTGACCTGAAACAGTTTTTCCTCAAACAGAAAAGTTCATCTCCTTATCCTCTTTTCCCTAAATGCGGAATCCATTGGAGCGGATATGGTACTACGCTTGCAGCTGATACCATGTTTAAAACCATTGAAAGATTGTGTCATAAGAACCTAATAAACTTTCATTGTCTACCAGGAGAAAAAACCAATATAAATTTAAAATACACGGATAACGATATTGGAGATGCTATGAACCTTCTCTTCCCTATAGCGTCAGACACGCTTTATTATCCAACTGTTAAATTTGAAAAAAATGATAGTACACAAAAAATAAATGGTCTTTTTATCGGTGATAGTTTCACTCAGAGCTTTTATGGATTTTATCCTTATTTTCAGGAATTACTACTTCCAGACTCTAGATATTGGAGCTACAACAAATACATATATTGGCCGGAAGAGCATGCAAATGGACAAGATGTCGGAACATTTCATCTCTATAATGAAATAAAAAATAGAGATATTGTTGTTATAGTTTCCACAGAGCAAAATCTTTCAAATTTCTCATTTGACTTTGGAGATAGAGCCTACGACCTTTTGAACAATCCTGAATTAATTAAATTAAATCCCAGAGAATATCAAATATTAAAAGTAGAAGCTAACATCAAAAATTCTCCTGAATGGTTAGCATCCGTTGCTAAAAAGGCACTTGAGAGAAATCTTCCTCTTGACACAATGATTAGACATGATGCAATATGGATCCTAAATGAGACCAATGGCAAAGGTAATTAG
- a CDS encoding MBOAT family O-acyltransferase, whose protein sequence is MILASIIVDYFIVRKMATVEGDFRKYLLGISLILNVGLLAYFKYSNFFVENFNWVLTKFGLNSIEWTAVVLPIGISFFTFQKITYSIDIFRKLNNPLEKISDYILYILLFPHLIAGPIVRYHEIADQIRNRDNEDNANNRLYGFFRFTIGLSKKVLIANVLAEEADKIFALDVNMMSSSTAWIGALAYTFQIYFDFSGYSDMAIGLAKMMGFTFPENFNLPYISKSITEFWRRWHITLGQWMRDYLYIPLGGNRVTPNKVLMNLLIVFLISGLWHGAAWTFILWGAYHGFFLIIDRLFLLEFYQKTGTKMALPITFTITIFGWVLFRANDLEHAIAFIRRMLLFKDEGLTFMELHKGFWISLLIAIFFSFIGAIPKLEQKIENFFSPTEALKEFSFIRYISTAVLLVISASILVSTGFNPFIYFRF, encoded by the coding sequence ATGATTCTAGCTTCCATCATAGTTGACTATTTTATCGTTAGAAAAATGGCGACTGTAGAAGGAGATTTCAGAAAATATCTACTCGGCATCTCTCTTATTTTAAATGTGGGGCTTTTGGCTTATTTTAAATACTCTAATTTCTTTGTTGAAAACTTTAATTGGGTTTTAACAAAGTTTGGACTTAATTCAATAGAATGGACTGCTGTTGTTTTACCTATAGGAATTTCATTTTTCACTTTTCAAAAAATTACTTATTCAATAGATATATTCAGGAAACTTAATAATCCTCTTGAAAAAATCTCTGACTACATTTTATATATACTTTTATTTCCTCATCTGATTGCTGGCCCAATTGTCAGGTATCATGAAATCGCAGATCAGATTCGTAACAGAGACAATGAAGATAATGCAAACAACAGGTTATATGGATTTTTCAGATTTACAATCGGGCTGTCCAAAAAGGTTTTGATTGCTAATGTCCTTGCCGAGGAGGCAGATAAGATCTTTGCCTTAGATGTTAACATGATGAGTTCATCTACAGCATGGATTGGAGCATTGGCTTATACGTTCCAAATTTATTTCGACTTCTCAGGATATTCAGATATGGCAATAGGACTAGCAAAAATGATGGGCTTTACATTTCCGGAAAACTTTAATTTGCCATATATATCAAAAAGTATAACAGAATTCTGGAGAAGATGGCACATCACCCTAGGACAATGGATGAGAGACTATCTTTATATACCACTTGGAGGAAACCGGGTAACTCCAAACAAAGTTTTAATGAACTTACTTATAGTCTTTCTAATTTCAGGGTTGTGGCACGGTGCAGCATGGACCTTTATCTTATGGGGTGCATACCATGGATTTTTCCTTATTATAGACAGGCTCTTTTTGCTAGAGTTTTACCAAAAGACAGGAACTAAAATGGCGCTTCCCATAACCTTTACTATAACAATCTTTGGATGGGTATTATTCAGAGCTAACGATTTGGAACATGCTATTGCCTTCATAAGAAGAATGCTTCTATTTAAAGATGAAGGATTAACATTTATGGAGCTTCACAAAGGCTTTTGGATTAGCTTATTGATTGCAATATTCTTTTCATTTATCGGTGCAATACCAAAACTGGAACAGAAAATCGAAAATTTCTTTTCTCCAACTGAAGCACTTAAAGAGTTCTCTTTTATAAGATACATATCCACAGCTGTCCTTTTAGTAATCAGCGCCAGCATATTAGTTTCCACAGGCTTTAATCCTTTCATTTACTTCAGATTTTAA
- a CDS encoding Crp/Fnr family transcriptional regulator gives MKNFLKSFNLLTEDEINSFLSIAEVFNLERGEYFIREGNICNTVAYVDSGILRSFYTTPEGEEMTYCISFQNSFMTAYSSFITGIPTMENVQAITPVKLLLLQKKDIEQISGNSANWLRFAKIMAENEYLELEKRVFSYQRESARERYRNLLQTRPEFIEQIPLKFLASYLGITPRHLSRLRAEMI, from the coding sequence ATGAAAAATTTTTTGAAATCGTTTAATCTTCTTACTGAAGATGAGATAAATTCTTTTCTATCTATTGCTGAAGTCTTTAATCTTGAAAGAGGAGAATATTTCATCCGTGAGGGTAATATTTGTAATACAGTTGCGTATGTTGATTCAGGCATATTGAGATCTTTTTATACTACACCTGAGGGAGAAGAAATGACATATTGCATTTCATTTCAAAATTCATTCATGACTGCTTATTCCTCTTTTATTACTGGGATTCCAACAATGGAAAACGTTCAGGCCATTACTCCTGTAAAACTTTTATTGCTTCAAAAAAAAGATATAGAACAAATTTCAGGAAACAGTGCGAACTGGCTCAGGTTTGCAAAAATAATGGCTGAAAATGAGTATCTGGAGCTGGAAAAAAGAGTGTTTTCCTATCAGCGTGAAAGTGCCAGGGAACGCTATAGAAATCTTTTACAGACGCGTCCTGAGTTTATAGAACAGATACCCTTGAAATTTCTCGCTTCTTATCTTGGTATTACTCCAAGACATTTAAGTCGCTTAAGAGCAGAGATGATTTAA
- a CDS encoding NAD(P)H-dependent oxidoreductase, which yields MKNVLIINGHPFRESFNASLAYAYKKGVQEVGGSVTEIFIGDLTFNPNLQYGYSKRMELEPDLLAAWKAIQQADHLVWVHPVWWGGLPSVMKGFIDRLFLPGMVFSYKENSVWWNKLLAGKTARIITTMDQPGWYYRLVYGRPSINQLKKCTLEFCGITPVAVTTIGIIKTSDKAKREKWIKKAYDLGLALS from the coding sequence ATGAAAAATGTATTAATAATTAATGGTCATCCCTTCAGGGAAAGTTTTAATGCCTCTCTTGCCTACGCATATAAAAAGGGGGTACAGGAAGTAGGAGGTAGTGTAACAGAGATCTTTATCGGCGATCTTACTTTTAATCCGAATCTTCAGTACGGATATAGTAAAAGAATGGAACTTGAGCCTGATCTCCTGGCTGCCTGGAAAGCTATTCAACAGGCTGATCATCTTGTTTGGGTTCACCCGGTTTGGTGGGGAGGTTTACCATCGGTTATGAAAGGATTTATAGACAGATTGTTTCTTCCCGGAATGGTCTTCAGCTACAAGGAGAATTCAGTTTGGTGGAATAAATTACTCGCTGGTAAAACTGCAAGAATTATCACTACCATGGATCAGCCTGGATGGTATTACAGGCTTGTTTATGGCAGACCTAGCATCAATCAACTAAAAAAATGTACTCTTGAGTTTTGCGGGATTACGCCTGTGGCTGTTACCACTATAGGGATAATCAAGACTTCCGATAAGGCAAAAAGGGAGAAATGGATTAAAAAGGCTTATGACCTTGGATTAGCCTTAAGCTAA
- a CDS encoding AOC03_06830 family ribosome hibernation factor — MINELFEKLKDIRSDVCVTIILNTHRTHPDNKKDPIQLKNLINEAEERLSAYNDKKQTKNIINKLNQLSVTLNHSYHNKESLVIFANDDILEYTRLPIHVEDRVIIDNTFATRDLIRALHEQVSYYILVLSLQEARLIEAFNDQEITDNVSPFPIMNDSPYPEDRHAASMPKGQENLTEEFFNKVDKEVQKILINNPKPLILATEERNYVHYMNVADNKSAIIGNVTIDRNEVKTNQIIAKVWPAVNEFHKNSARERINELKSAVGTGKFVSDITEIWNAIDQGRGKTLYVQKGHFQPGIVESDGIKLKDHSALHEPDVIDDLIDEMIEKNICKGGETVFVEENDLEKFQGLALVTRY, encoded by the coding sequence ATGATAAATGAGCTATTTGAAAAGTTGAAAGATATCAGATCTGACGTCTGTGTCACGATTATTTTAAATACACATCGAACACACCCTGATAATAAAAAAGATCCTATTCAACTTAAAAACCTGATAAATGAAGCAGAGGAAAGGCTATCTGCCTACAATGATAAAAAGCAAACAAAAAATATAATAAATAAGTTAAACCAACTTTCAGTTACCCTGAATCATAGCTATCACAATAAAGAAAGTCTGGTCATTTTCGCTAACGATGACATACTTGAATATACACGATTACCTATTCATGTAGAAGACAGAGTCATCATCGACAATACATTTGCCACAAGAGATCTTATAAGAGCTCTTCATGAACAAGTTTCATACTATATCCTGGTATTGAGCCTTCAGGAAGCTCGATTGATAGAAGCTTTCAATGATCAGGAAATTACGGATAATGTTTCTCCATTTCCGATAATGAATGATTCACCCTATCCTGAAGACAGACATGCTGCATCTATGCCAAAAGGGCAGGAAAACCTCACCGAGGAGTTTTTCAACAAAGTGGACAAAGAAGTTCAGAAAATTCTTATAAACAATCCCAAGCCACTTATTCTGGCAACTGAAGAAAGAAATTATGTACATTATATGAATGTAGCAGACAATAAATCTGCTATCATAGGAAATGTAACAATTGACAGGAATGAAGTAAAAACAAACCAGATTATAGCAAAGGTATGGCCTGCAGTAAATGAGTTCCATAAAAATTCTGCGAGGGAAAGAATAAATGAACTAAAATCTGCTGTGGGAACAGGTAAATTCGTTAGTGACATCACCGAGATATGGAATGCTATTGACCAGGGAAGGGGTAAAACCTTGTATGTACAAAAGGGGCATTTTCAGCCAGGGATTGTTGAAAGTGATGGTATAAAATTAAAAGATCATAGTGCTCTCCATGAACCTGATGTCATTGATGACCTAATTGATGAAATGATTGAGAAAAACATATGCAAGGGTGGAGAGACCGTTTTTGTTGAAGAAAATGACTTGGAAAAATTTCAGGGATTAGCGCTTGTAACCCGATATTAG